One window from the genome of Parasteatoda tepidariorum isolate YZ-2023 chromosome 8, CAS_Ptep_4.0, whole genome shotgun sequence encodes:
- the LOC107456013 gene encoding uncharacterized protein — MNVNVNIIVITLLVIINLVDSGSTGSKFGYKSGIKDFISEKTRVSLMCRSSDIQVNLNFSYPFRGLVHAGKKDSGCSFRGDGKLSYSLNVPHASCGTIHVTPQDSFANTLTIRYHPALELEGDEIKTILCKYGTGSLSRTYYLESYVSN; from the exons ATGAATGTTAACGTTAACATCATCGTCATCACATTGCTA gTAATCATTAATCTAGTCGACAGCGGAAGCACTGGATCAAAATTTGGTTATAAGTCAGGAATCAAAGattttatatcagaaaaaaCTAGAG TTTCCTTGATGTGCCGGTCAAGTGATATTCAAGTGAATTTGAATTTCTCCTACCCTTTCCGAGGATTGGTGCATGCAGGGAAAAAAGACAGCGGTTGCAGTTTCCGGGGTGACGGAAAGCTTTCCTACTCACTTAATGTTCCTCATGCTTCTTGTGGCACCATTCATGTA ACACCACAAGACAGTTTTGCAAATACCCTCACAATACGTTACCACCCAGCATTGGAGTTGGAAGGAGATGAAATTAAGACTATTCTCTGTAAATACGGAACTGGAA GTCTTTCCAGAACCTACTACCTGGAATCTTATGTAAGCAATTAA